One Rosa chinensis cultivar Old Blush chromosome 3, RchiOBHm-V2, whole genome shotgun sequence DNA window includes the following coding sequences:
- the LOC121052318 gene encoding uncharacterized protein LOC121052318 yields the protein MDKSWMHADRRSKKFELGVAEFLKLAESNANNKNKISCPCLKCSNTKGFSVGVIKDHIFWNGINESYKHWRWHGEPTTSAMNDNRVESETVDWEPGIGENDWGFGESEDEQISEDSNEFLKYVEDGDQPLYPGCTKTTKLNGLIQTFNLKAKHGMTDACYSDMLIMIGGLLPEGNQVPLSLYEAKKTLSALGMEYEKIHACPNDCILYRQQHADALICPNCGVSRWKLGRDKTVKEGIPAKVLWYFPPIPRFKRMYQSTNTAKNLTWHEYGRKKDGMMRHPADSPTWELLDKQYPKFSSDPRNLRLALSSDGFNPHSSLSSKYSCWPVILVTYNLPPWLCMKRKFMMLTLLISGPKQPGNDIDIYLQPLIDDLKVLWDGVEGVYDALRGDYFKLKAVLLWTINDFPAYGNLSGSIVKGYNACPICLDQTRPYRLKRGKKMAFMRHRRFLPRHHPYRKQAVAFDNTVEEDLPPLPLTGEEVFARVEGLNCVCGKKKRSPPAKGVEDQGKPCWKKKSVFFELEYWKYIPVRHNLDVMHIEKNCCDAIIGTLLNIPGKTKDGVAGRLDMVEMGIRSGLNPEVGAKRDKLPLASWNLMLGEKKIVCGSFFEMTVPVRFSSNVRNLVSMEDLKLAGLKSHDCHTIMQILLPVALRSVLEKPVRYAIIRFCLFFKAICVKVIDVSKLEKMQADLVVTVCLLEKYFPPSFFDIKIHLTVHLVREVQLCGPVFFRWMYPFERYMKVFKGWVRCRTHPEGCIAESYIVEEAVEFCTERMLTDASTAGIPESSKPRARNASKPLSGATMISVYGKEMHQAHLCILQNTEDASPYFIEHLELLKLLNPRFSKNEKWLKDKQNQTFAVWLKERVSNELQFPDNNVSETMRWMSSGPNHVVPTFSGYQVNGVDFNTKERDNVRSVQNSGVFLVADAMQVSSAKDKNPKTNDMDFYGVIQQIWELDYYKFRVPLFKCDWVENVRGIKVDELGFTLVNLNRKGHLNDAFVLASHVKQIVYIEDPLDAQWSVVVRVPDRDYQGADSDEELEDIEVEQQPFEATMPSIETFDNIDGDQHSNYMRPGDEAIWVQNDCNERG from the exons ATGGATAAGtcatggatgcatgctgatagaaGGTCAAAGAAGTTTGAGCTAGGAGTAGCAGAGTTTCTCAAGTTGGCCGAGTCTAATGCCAATAACAAAAACAAGATTTCTTGTCCTTGCTTGAAATGTAGTAACACGAAGGGATTTTCTGTTGGAGTTATTAAGGATCATATATTTTGGAATGGTATTAATGAGAGTTATAAGCATTGGAGGTGGCATGGAGAACCTACTACATCTGCTATGAATGACAATAGAGTTGAATCTGAAACTGTAGATTGGGAACCTGGGATAGGGGAGAATGATTGGGGCTTTGGAGAAAGTGAGGATGAGCAGATTTCCGAAGACTCTAATGAGTTTTTGAAGTATGTAGAGGATGGGGATCAACCTTTGTACCCAGGTTGTACGAAGACAACCAAACTGAATGGTCTGATTCAGACCTTCAatttgaaagcaaagcatggaaTGACCGATGCTTGCTATTCAGATATGCTTATCATGATTGGGGGTCTGCTTCCTGAAGGGAATCAGGTTCCTTTGTCTTTGTATGAAGCGAAAAAGACACTTAGTGCTTTAGGGATGGAGTATGAAAAAATTCATGCATGTCCTAATGACTGCATCTTGTATAGACAACAGCATGCAGATGCTCTTATCTGCCCCAACTGTGGTGTTTCAAGGTGGAAATTGGGTAGGGATAAAACTGTGAAAGAAGGGATACCAGCAAAGGTTTTATGGTACTTTCCACCAATCCCAAGGTTCAAACGAATGTATCAATCGACCAACACAGCTAAGAATCTTACTTGGCATGAGTATGGTAGAAAGAAAGATGGAATGATGCGACACCCAGCTGATTCTCCTACTTGGGAATTACTTGACAAACAATATCCAAAATTCAGTAGCGACCCTAGAAACCTCAGACTAGCCCTATCTTCTGATGGATTTAACCCGCATAGTTCTCTAAGCAGCAAGTATTCTTGTTGGCCAGTTATACTGGTCACATATAACCTTCCTCCATGGCTTTGTATGAAGAGGAAGTTTATGATGTTGACATTGTTAATATCGGGACCAAAGCAACCTGGTAACGATATCGACATCTACTTGCAGCCATTAATAGATGATCTGAAAGTATTGTGGGATGGGGTTGAGGGAGTATACGATGCACTAAGAGGGGACTACTTCAAATTGAAAGCGGTCCTGCTGTGGACTATTAATGACTTTCCCGCATACGGGAACTTGTCTGGTAGCATTGTTAAAGGATATAATGCTTGTCCAATTTGCCTTGACCAGACTCGACCTTATAGGTtaaaaagaggtaaaaaaatGGCATTCATGAGGCATCGCAGGTTCCTACCTAGACATCATCCGTATAGGAAACAGGCTGTTGCTTTTGACAACACCGTAGAGGAGGACCTACCTCCTCTACCATTAACCGGAGAGGAGGTGTTTGCTAGAGTAGAGGGTCTGAATTGTGTGTGTGGGAAAAAGAAACGCTCTCCTCCTGCCAAGGGTGTTGAAGACCAAGGCAAACCTTGTTGGAAAAAGAAGTCTGTCTTCTTTGAACTAGAGTATTGGAAATATATTCCGGTACGACATAATCTCGATGTCATGCACATCGAGAAGAACTGTTGTGATGCCATCATTGGTACGCTGCTGAACATTCCCGGGAAGACAAAGGATGGGGTTGCAGGGCGTTTGGACATGGTGGAGATGGGTATTAGGTCTGGTTTGAACCCAGAAGTTGGTGCCAAAAGGGATAAATTACCTCTAGCTAGTTGGAACTTGATGcttggtgaaaaaaaaatagtttgtgGCTCTTTTTTTGAAATGACGGTTCCTGTTAGGTTTTCGTCAAATGTAAGGAATCTTGTCTCTATGGAGGATTTAAAACTTGCTGGTCTGAAATCGCATGACTGTCACACTATCATGCAGATTCTTCTTCCTGTTGCTTTACGTTCTGTTCTTGAGAAGCCGGTTAGGTATGCGATCATCCGCTTCTGCCTTTTCTTCAAGGCAATATGTGTTAAAGTGATCGATGTTTCGAAGCTGGAAAAAATGCAAGCAGACTTGGTTGTTACTGTTTGCTTATTGGAGAAGTACTTCCCGCCTTCATTTTTCGACATTAAGATCCATCTAACTGTGCATCTCGTAAGAGAAGTTCAGCTTTGTGGTCCAGTATTTTTTCGGTGGATGTACCCCTTCGAGAGGTACATGAAAGTCTTTAAAGGGTGGGTTAGATGTCGAACGCATCCTGAGGGATGCATAGCAGAGTCATATATTGTCGAAGAGGCTGTTGAGTTTTGCACTGAACGTATGCTTACTGATGCTTCTACTGCTGGAATCCCTGAAAGTTCCAAACCACGAGCCCGTAATGCATCCAAACCGCTATCAGGCGCTACCATGATTTCTGTCTATGGCAAGGAGATGCATCAAGCACATCTGTGTATATTGCAGAATACCGAGGATGCAAGTCCTTATTTCAT TGAACATCTGGAATTGTTGAAGCTTCTCAATCCAAggttttccaaaaatgaaaagtggCTGAAGGATAAACAAAACCAGACCTTTGCTGTCTGGTTAAAAGAGAGG GTTTCAAATGAACTGCAGTTTCCGGACAATAATGTTTCGGAAACAATGAGGTGGATGTCAAGTGGACCGAATCATGTAGTGCCGACCTTTAGTGGATACCAGGTTAATGGTGTTGATTTCAACACTAAGGAGCGGGACAATGTGCGATCAGTGCAAAACAGTGGGGTTTTTTTGGTGGCTGATGCAATGCAAGTTTCTAGTGCAAAGGATAAAAATCCCAAAACTAATGATATGGACTTCTATGGTGTCATACAACAAATATGGGAGCTGGACTACTACAAGTTTAGGGTACCGTTGTTTAAATGTGATTGGGTTGAGAATGTTAGGGGCATTAAAGTAGATGAACTAGGGTTCACATTGGTAAATCTGAATAGGAAAGGTCATCTTAATGATGCTTTTGTCTTAGCTAGCCATGTTAAGCAAATAGTTTACATTGAGGATCCCCTCGATGCTCAATGGTCAGTGGTAGTAAGGGTGCCAGATAGAGACTATCAAGGGGCTGATTCGGATGAGGAGTTAGAAGATATTGAAGTAGAACAACAGCCATTTGAAGCAACAATGCCATCCATCGAGACTTTTGATAATATAGATGGTGATCAGCATAGCAATTATATGCGTCCTGGAGATGAAGCAATATGGGTGCAAAATGACTGCAATGAACGTGGCTGA
- the LOC121052003 gene encoding uncharacterized protein LOC121052003 yields the protein MTNMKEVSAGCIVMYMSFLYQVLKKSKMLDMIGFVDPANTGIIGCGNPTEGARSLSVSYERGKPGQIFLVPYNSGGHWMLTVANPTEEVVYFMDPLKRRLITGEWRTIVDNSIKIFNAQKHRKGRKTVQWKNCAGIPEQMGDKTCGYWIMHYMRDIVEDKNQE from the exons ATGACCAACATGAAGGAGGTTTCTGCCGGCTGCATTGTGATGTATATGAG CTTCCTTTATCAAGTGTTGAAGAAATCGAAGATGCTTGACATGATTGGCTTCGTAGATCCTGCTAATACTGGTATCATTGGCTGTGGAAATCCGACTGAAGGGGCTCGTTCTTTGTCAGTTTCTTATGAAAGAGGGAAGCCTGGTCAGATTTTTTTGGTCCCCTATAATTCAGG CGGTCATTGGATGTTGACGGTGGCAAACCCCACTGAAGAAGTTGTGTATTTCATGGATCCGCTAAAGAGGCGACTCATCACCGGTGAATGGAGAACTATTGTGGACAA ctCCATCAAAATATTCAATGCCCAAAAACATAGGAAAGGCCGAAAGACAGTTCAATGGAAAAACTGTGCA ggCATTCCGGAGCAGATGGGTGATAAGACTTGTGGTTATTGGATTATGCATTACATGAGGGATATAGTGGAGGACAAAAACCAAGAGTAG
- the LOC121052319 gene encoding uncharacterized protein LOC121052319: MAPSASTSKVARSIALRIKAVQMKRSRKTVSEPPITSPNRKPATPKKAEARLTEANKATLPRRSPRKHKATQSSKDASARRSMPPPKAGNSKKAVAAKKSSSGHKSAKSKSSEDSDDDDDNITGGLRLLKRGMVTMNKITRRLIRGKKLKVNSNADGEPIGKAAKEMQSYIGVLARTKIPISINDWRNVPLDEKDKIWNSIQDAYVVPKEWKKLVITSADHKWREFKSKLTNWYIIPYLDSPELLQFPPDDYRSIKVSEWNTFVADRTSQQFQVLREKQKKNRKENKYPHRMSLKGYANFQEELAEKIPIEELDLATMWIKARQDKSGNFKGPAVKKKVEKIESLKRKVFEGEINPEGTDDVLTLALGNPEYPGRVRGVGGFVKPSAYFHLPKRQMLNVEDSVRVSVKKILAEEKENIIAQERAKWELEMEQQIARERAAWEERFQKLEAMVNGKEMPADSPKPVTPLV; this comes from the exons ATGGCTCCATCTGCAAGCACATCGAAAGTTGCTAGATCTATAGCCTTAAGGATAAAGGCGGTGCAGATGAAACGTAGTAGAAAAACCGTATCTGAACCACCTATTACTTCTCCAAATCGTAAACCTGCTACCCCCAAGAAAGCTGAAGCAAGACTGACAGAAGCCAACAAGGCTACCCTCCCTAGGAGAAGTCCGCGAAAACATAAAGCTACTCAGTCCAGCAAGGATGCGTCCGCCAGGAGAAGTATGCCACCGCCTAAAGCAGGAAATTCCAAGAAGGCTGTGGCAGCAAAGAAGTCATCGTCCGGTCATAAGTCTGCAAAGAGCAAGTCATCAGAGGATtcggatgatgatgatgataacaTCACTGGTGGATTGAGGTTGCTTAAGCGAGGGATGGTAACCATGAATAAAATTACTAGGCGACTGATTCGAGGAAAGAAGCTAAAGGTGAATTCTAATGCTGATGGGGAGCCAATTGGGAAGGCAGCTAAGGAGATGCAGTCATACATTGGGGTGTTGGCACGCACCAAGATCCCAATATCTATAAATGATTGGAGAAATGTGCCTTTGGATGAAAAAGACAAGATTTGGAATAGTATTCAG GATGCTTATGTGGTGCCAAAAGAATGGAAGAAATTGGTGATTACATCAGCCGACCATAAATGGAGAGAGTTCAAGAGCAAACTAACGAACTGGTACATTATTCCCTATCTGGATTCTCCTGAACTTTTACAGTTCCCTCCAGATGATTATCGATCCATTAAGGTATCTGAATGGAATACGTTCGTGGCTGATAGAACTTCACAACAATTTCAG GTACTCCgtgaaaagcagaaaaaaaataGGAAGGAGAATAAGTATCCTCATCGAATGTCACTGAAAGGATATGCTAACTTCCAAGAAGAACTG GCTGAAAAAATACCGATTGAAGAATTGGATCTTGCTACGATGTGGATAAAGGCCCGGCAAGACAAGAGCGGCAACTTCAAAGGGCCAGcagtgaagaagaaggtcgaAAAAATT GAAAGTTTGAAGAGGAAAGTGTTTGAAGGAGAAATCAACCCTGAAGGAACAGATGATGTTCTGACTTTGGCGTTGGGAAATCCTGAGTATCCTGGTAGGGTACGTGGTGTTGGTGGCTTCGTCAAGCCTTCGGCATATTTTCATCTACCTAAACGCCAAATGCTAAATGTAGAAGATAGTGTCAGGGTAAGTGTTAAGAAGATACTagcagaagagaaagaaaatatcattGCTCAGGAAAGAGCCAAATGGGAGTTGGAGATGGAGCAACAAATTGCTAGGGAAAGAGCCGCTTGGGAGGAAAGGTTTCAGAAGTTAGAAGCGATGGTTAATGGGAAAGAGATGCCAGCTGACTCACCCAAACCTGTGACACC GCTAGTTTGA